The window GATCGCCTATCCGATGCTCAGCCTCAACTTCGTGCTGATCACCCTGGTGGCGCACTACCTGTTCAAGGAATCGATCGACCGCCGCCACTGGCTGGGCGTCGCCCTGATCATGGCCGGCGTGGTGTTGCTGGGATTGCATCTATGAGCCTGGCACGCGGTTTCACCTTCGCCAGCGGCAGCGTGGTGCTGGTCAGCAGCGCCCAGTTGGGCATGCGCTGGAGCATGACGCGCCTGCCCGAGCCAAGCCAGTGGCTGGACGCGCTGATGACCGGCAACGTCTCGCTGGTGGCCCTGGCCGTCGTAGCGGCTTCGATTCTGGCCTATGCGCTGTCGATGCTCTGCTGGCTGATGGCCCTGCGCGACGTACCGCTGGGTCGCGCCTACTCGCTGCTCAGTGTCAGCTATGCACTGGTCTACCTGCTGGCGGCCAGCCTGCCGTTCTTCAACGAAAGCTTCAGCCTTTCCAAGACACTGGGGGTGGCGCTGGTCATCCTGGGTGTTCTTACGATCAATTCTCCACGTATACCCCGTCCTAGGGACTCCGTATGAAAATCAGCGTAATTGGTAGCGGTTATGTAGGCCTGGTACAGGCGACTGTCTTGGCCGAAGTCGGTCATGACGTCGTGTGCATGGACGTTGACCAGAACAAGATCGAATTGCTGCGCAAGGGCCATATCCCGATCTTCGAACCAGGGCTGGAGACCATGGTCAAGAGCAATCTGGAAAGTGGCCGCCTGCACTTCACCAGCGATGAAAAACTCGCCATCGAGCATGGCCAGGTACTGTTCATCGCGGTCGGCACGCCGTCGGACGAGGATGGCTCGGCCGACCTCAAGTACGTGCTGTCGGTCGGTGACGCCGTGATTCGGCATCGGCTGGAACCGCTGATCCTGGTGGAAAAATCCACCGTGCCGGTCGGCACCGGCGACACTCTGCGCGCCCACATCGAGGCAGGCCTGCAAAAAGCCGGTCGCGACCTGGAATTCGATATCGTCTCGAACCCGGAATTCCTCAAGGAAGGTTCCGCCGTCGAAGACTGCCGTCGCCCGGACCGCATCATCATCGGTTGCGAGCGTGAGGAAGTCCGCGAAGTGATGCGTGACCTCTACGCCCCCTTCAACCGCAACCATGACCGCATCATGTTCATGGACCTGCGCAGTGCCGAACTGACCAAGTATGCGGCCAACTGCATGCTGGCGACCAAGATCAGTTTCATCAACCAGATCGCCGAACTGGCCGAACACCTGGGTGCCGACATCGAGGCCGTGCGCATGGGCATCGGTGCCGACCAGCGTATCGGCTACCACTTCATCTACCCGGGCTGCGGCTACGGCGGCTCGTGCTTCCCCAAGGACATGCGCGCCCTGATCCACAGCGCCCAGCAAGCCAACTGCTCCAGCGATCTGCTGCAGGCGGTGGAAGCGATCAACGAGCGGCAGAAACACAAGCTGTTCGACCGCATCAACGCGTTCTACAAGGGCGATCTCAAGGGCAAGACCTTCGCCCTCTGGGGCCTGGCGTTCAAGCCCAACACCGACGACATGCGCGATGCGCCAAGCCGTGTGCTGATGGAAGCGCTGTGGGCCGCGGGCGCCCAGGTCCGTGCCTTCGACCCGGAAGCCATGCAGGAAACCCAGCGCCTGTACCCGGATGAGCCGGGCCTGTCGCTGATGGGCACACCGGAAGCCGCCCTGGTGGGTGCTGACGCGCTGATCGTCTGCACCGAGTGGCAGCAGTTCAAGGCTCCGGACTTCGAGCGCATCCATCAGCGCCTCAAGGCCCCGGTGATCTTCGACGGTCGCAACCTGTATGACGCCAACCGCATGCAGCGCAAGGGTTTCACCTATTTCGCGATCGGTCGCGGCGCGTCGCTGGATCTGCCAGTAACCCGCCATGGCCAGGTAGAAGCCTGATCCCCGGCGTGCCTCTGTAGGAGCCGGGTTGCTGGCGATAGCGGTCCAAAAGCCCCCTGTGCGGTCATTGAATGGCCGCCTGGCGGCGGTTCGCGGGCAAGCCACGCTCCTACAGATTTCCTCAGCGCCCTCAAAACGGTGTCATCCTCCTTTCACAAGGACTTCGTTGTGACATTGACCTCTCGCGATACCCTCAATCGTCAATCCCTGGGCCTGGGCCTGATCGCCCTGCTGTTGTTCCTTGCTGGCGTCTACCAGCAGGCGGCCATTGGCTTCGATTCACGCTTCGTGCTGTTCGCCCAGGAAATGCTGCGCCACGGTCCAAGCTTCTTCCCGACCACCTACGGCGAGCCCTACCCCGACTACTCGGCCTTTTCGACGTTGCTGGTCTGGCTGTTCGCCCTGCCCTTCGGTACCGTCAATGCCCTGGCGGCGTGGCTGCCGAGTGCGCTCGCTGCGTCCTGGATCGTGGTGTTGATGTATCGCCTGGTCGCCCCCTATTCCCCACGCTGGGCCCTGCTGAGCATCGCCCTGCTGCTGTTGAGCAACACCTTCATCACCGAGACCCGCGCCGTCTCGCTGGACCTGTTGCTGGCCGCCGTCGGTTTCACGGTGTTCTACCTGGGTTACGCGGCCGAGCATTTCGCTGCACCGAAGCGCCATGCCTGGATCCTCGCCCTGCTGGTGCTGGGCTTCGCCATCCGCGGTCCGATCGGCCTGGTGATTCCCACCGGCATGCTGTGCAGCTACTACCTGCTGGGCGGCCAATGGCGGCGTTTCTTCGTGTTCGGCTTCCAGGCCCTGGGCCTGCTGGCGGCCTGCATAGCCCTGCTGCTCTGGTTGGCCTGGCTCGATGGCGGCAGCTTCTTCCTCAATGAAGTGATCCGCATGCAGTTCACCGGCCGCATGGACGGCAGTGAAGGCTCCAGCAGCGTGCTGTATTACTTCAGCAGCTCGTTCGGCAATTACGCCCTGGCTTATCCGCTGGCGGTCCTGGTGGTGGCGGCGCTGCTCGCCGGTGGTCGCCAGCCGCGGGGCCCGGCATTGCAACTGACGCTCTACTGCCTGGCCGCCGGCCTGATCGTGATGCTAGGGCTGTCGGTGCCGCAGGCGAAGAAGGCGCGCTACATCCTGCCGATGATCCCCATGATTGCCATCGTCGCAGCCTTTCCGTTCCAGACCAGCCAGGGACGACTGTTCACCTGGCTGCGTGGCTTCACCCAGGGCATCTGGCTGCTGCTGCCGGGACTGCTGATCGGCGGGATGATCCTGCTGCATCGGCGCTTCCCCGAAGAACTGCCAACACTGGGGGTTGCGCCCTGGCTGGTGGGGGCCTTGCAGATCATCGCCGTGCTTGCGCTGTTTCAGGCCCGCTGGCGCGCCTTGGGCCTGGCGGCCTGTGCGGTGCTGGCAATGTGGGCGAGCTATATCCTGATCGTCGAGCCGGTCGAGCGTACCGCCTATGACACCCGCACCTTCACCCGGGCCGCCCGGCAGTTGATCCACGAGGCGCCAGCCCCCGTGGTCCTGCACGCCATGGGCAAGGACGCCAAGGCGATCAAGTTCATGGTCAACCTCGATGAAGACCTGCAGCCGGTGTTCACCGGGACACCGGAACAGCTCCAGGCCGTGACCGGCCCGGCGTGGCTGGTGATGGACAGGCAGGACTACCAGAAGCTGCAGGGCACGCCGACTGGCGCCTTGGTGCCAGTACTGAGCGGGCGGTTCGACAAGAACGATTTTGTGCTGTTGAAGCAGCCTTGAGACAAGGTCGCCTGGCCGCCATGGGCGGTTCGCGGGCAAGCCACGCTCCTACAGAGGTTGATGTCGTACACGAAACCAGTGTACGACGCGATCCACTGTAGGAGCCGGGCTCGCCCGCGAACCGCCGCAGGCGGCCAGTCAGCATCAGCCCAACAGAACTCAGGCAATCACTGCGCTGGCTCCCTTCAGGGCATCGAGCCCTACCCCGACCAACGTCACAGAATCGGCACCGAAACTCAGCACAGTGTCGCTACCCACCACCTTGGCATGATCGAGAATATTGTGCCCCTGCGTATCGGCATAGCCCATGAACACCAGCTTGTCCGAAGCCTGGAACCCGGTGATGCGGTCCTGGCCGAAGGCTCCGTTGAACAGGAAGGTGTTGCCACCACCGCGCGCCTCCATCAGGTCGTTGCCTGAGCCACCGATGAACAGGTTGCCGCCCTTGGCCGCACCGACCAGATGATCGTTGCCAGCATTGCCCAACAGCCACTCACCGGATGCCTTCGCGGTCAGTGTATCAGCTCCCGCGTCACCGACCTGCGAAGCGACATACTGGCCGCCGGACAGGCTGTGGTTGCCGACCTGATGGGCCACATCCCGGTTCAGGAACACCAGATAGGGCTCGCTGCTGACCAGCGTGCCGATATCCTTGGCAATGGTGATCCCCCCCTGGGCATCGCGAATGTACAGCGTGCCCTGGCCGTCATTGGCGATCTCGACACTGTCCAGGGGCTTGTGCAGGTCGAGAGTGTTGTGTCCCTTGCCGCCCAGGATGATGTTGTAGCCACCGTCATCGCGGAAGGTATCATCGCCGCCACCGCCTTCGAGGTAATCGTTGCCTCGCCCACCCCTGAGCAGGTCGCTGGCTTCACTGCCGATGATGAAGGTGGTGCCGGTATGGGCCTCGGCGTTGCGATTGAGGTCCTGTACCCAGGTCTTCTCCCGCGCCGGATCCGACAGATTGCTGACGATGATGGTCGAGTCCTTGCTGGTCAGGTCGTAGAACGTCGAGTCGACGATGCGCTGCAGACCGTTGCCATAGGCCGTCGGCAGGTGCGATAGCCAGGTGGCGATGTTGCCGATGGAGTACGGCATGGCGTTCCAGGTATCGGATGCATAGTGATCGTTGAAATTGACGATATTGTTGGTCGCCGAAGCCTGGTAGCCATCATGCACGCCCAGGGTCGCCAGTGTCAGGCTGGAGCCGTCGAGTGCACGGAACACCGGATCGTTTTCATAACCGATGTTCAGCACGTGGGTACCGGCACCGCTCTGGGTCGGCGAGGCGAAGGCGATATAGCTGGCGTCCCGGTAGAAGCCACCCCAATGATCCGCGCTCAGATCCGCCAGGCTGTTGACCGCCAGGCCACCCAGGCTGTGGCCGCTGACCAGCACATCCTTGCCGCCCAGGCCGTTGGCACGGGCAAACGCCGCGACGCTGTCAAGCAGGCCCTCGAACGCATTGGCGCTGTAGTTCCTGGCATAGTCCTTGGGACCGATGGCGGCCAGCAGATCATTGATTGCATCGCCGATGGTGTCGGTGACCAGCGTCTCGCGCGGGCCGCTGGTACCGCGAAAGGCAATACCGATGGAGGTCAGGTGGCCTGCGGCGTCGTACTTGCCCAGCACCTCCGCCTGCCCGGTGGTATAGCCGGCCTTCTCGCCATAGAAAGTGCCCCGGCCATCGGTCTTGCCGGCATAGCCCAGCTGGCTGGCACTGATCGGCGTCCAGCCGGCCGCCTTCACCGCCGCCAGCGCCGCCTTCTCCGAATCGGGATTCCAGGGCACTCCGGGAATGACGCCCTGGGCATCGGTGCCGCCGATCAGCGCCTTGACCAGCGTTGCCGGCAGGCCGAGGCCGAAGCCGTGTTGCTGGTAGCCGACGGCCAGGCCGTTGTCGATGTTGTGGTAGGAGTACAAGGTGATCGCCATCGCATCACCGTACAGCGCCTTGGAGACTGCCGAACCCGCATTTTCATAGTCAAAAACACCCATGGTATCGCCTCTCTGTTGTTGAACTTGTCGAGAAAGCCAGCAAAGGAAGTCAGTGAAGGGTCGCTTTCGACACAAAGGCTTCGTCGACCCTGGCCAGGTCGGTTTCGCGCAGGGTGCCGGCGTAGTAATGCAATTTGGTCCAGGCCATCAGGTAGTCGTAGCGCGCCTGCGCCAGGTCCCGACGGGTGCTGTAGAGCTGTTGCTCGGCGTTGAGCAGGTCGAGGTTGACCCGCTCACCACCGAGGATGCTTTGCCGGGTCGACAGCACCAGCGACTCGGCCGAGGCCAGAGCCTTGCGGTAGGCCCGCAGCTTGCTCGCCCCTGACTGGCAGGCGTTGTACTGGCGCCGCAGCTCGATCAGGGTTTCGCGGGTCTTGCCGTCGAGTTCGTATTCGGCCTGTTCCAGGTTGGCACTGGCCTGGCGGACCGAGGCCGAAACGCCGCCGCCGGCGAACAACGGCACGCTGACCTCGAAGCCGACGGTATTGGTGTCATAACGCTGGTTGTAGGTGTTGTTACTGTCGGACTCGCTCTTGCGCAGGCTCGCGTAGGCATTGAGCTTGGGCAGGTGCCCCGCCCGATTGCGCTCGACCTCGTAGTGAGCGACCTCCACGGCCTGGCGCTGGGACGCCAGCGCCGGGTTGTTGCTCAAGGCCAGTTCATGCCAGGTGGAGAAGTTGGCCGGTTCCAGGGCGAAGGCGTCGAATCCCTGCCCCAGCGGCGCCAGCTCGGTCACGTTGACCGCCGGCACGCCGATCAGCGCCCCCAGTTCGCGCAAGGCCGCATCCTGGGCGTCACGCGCCTCGATCTCCTCGGCCGTGGCCAGCTCATAACGCGATTCGGACTCGAGGATGTCGGTACGGGTGCCCTCGCCCTGGCGGAACAGCTGCGTGTTCTGCTGGAACTGCTCGTCGAGGGCCTTCTTCCTGGCCTGGGCGATCTGGATCTGGTCCTCGGCGAACAGTGCCTGGGTGTAGTAGGTCAGCACCCGCACCAGCAATTCCTGGCTCTTGCCGCGGAAGGTCTCGTCGGCGAACAGTGCCTGGGCCACCCCCTTGCGATAGTTGGCATAGGCCTCGTAGTCGATCAGCGGCTGTTGCAGGGTCAGGGTCGAACCGGAGCTGGTGTAGGTTCGATCCTCATGCAAATTGCCACGCTCGGTGAGGTAGGTGACCCGCGAGTCGTTGCGTCCCTGGTTGTAGTTGTAGGACAGCCGCGGCAACAGGCCGGCGCGGCCGATGGCACGGTTCTCCTGGCCGGCATCACGTTCCCTCAATGCACCGAGGAACACCGGGTCATTGCGCAATGCCTGCTCATAGACCTGGAACGGCCCCATGGCCTGGCAATCGAGCGCAAACAACAGCAAGGCAGCCGCCACACACAGCGGTTTGGTCATCAGGCGCAACATACTACTCCTCGGTCAACGCAGAGCCCGCACGATCCATGAGGGGCTTGAACAGGTAGTTGAGCAACGAACGCTCACCGGTGCGAACGAACATCTCCGCCGGCATACCGGGCTTGATCACCAACCCGTTGAGTTTTTCCAATGCCTGGTCGCTGACCGAGCTACGCAATACGTAGTATGGCGTACCACTCTTTTCATCCAGTAGCTGGTCGGCCGAAATCAGGCTCACGGCGCCACTGACCCGCGGCGTGCGATTCTGGTTGAAGGCAGTGAACAGGATGTCCACCGGCAACGCCGTTCCGACCTTGTCCACCAGGTGGACCGGCAGCCGCCCCTCCACTTCCAGGCGCTCACCCTGCGGCACGATTTCCACCAGGGTATCGCCAGCACGCACCACCGCCCCCTCGGTATGCACCCCCAGGTTCACCGCGATGCCTTCGGCCGGCGCGCTGATTTCACTGTGCTGCAGCTCGAAACGGGCGGAGGTCAATTGCTGCTCCAGGGTCAGGGTCTTGAGCTGGGCATCAGCCAACTGGCTGCGCACCTCCTTCTGGTACTCCTCGGCGTGCTGCGCCAGTTTCAGGCGCGACTCGAGAATGCCCTGCTCGACCCGCCCACTTTCTCCGGTGTTCTGCGCCAGGTCCTGCTGCACCTGGGACAACTGTCGCTCGTACTCCAGCAAGCGGTTGCTCGGGATGTAGCCGTTTTCCGCCAATGGCCGCAGGTTCTCCAACTGACGGCGCAGGGACTCGGCGCGCGCGGTCATGTCGGCGCGCGCCCGGCGCATGCCAGCCAGTTGCGCACCGGCACCGTCGATGGCTGCCCGGATACCCGCCTGTTCGCGGGAAAACGCCTCGCGCCTGCTGCTGAACAACTGCCGCTGGCCTTCGAGCACCAGCCCCAACTGCGGATCGTTATCGGCGGTCAGTTCCTCAGGAAAGCTCACCCGCGCCAGGTTGTCCCGCTCGCTCTGCCAACGCGCCTGACTGGCCCAGGCCACGCGATACTGCGCGCGCAGGGACTGGACATCAGCCGCCCGCTGGGTCTGGTCGAGACGGAACAGTGGCTGGCCCTGATGGACCACCTGCCCCTCGTGCACCAGGATCCGCTCGACCACCCCGCCTCCCAGCGACTGCACCGCCTTGCGCTTGCCGGAGACCACCACGGTACCCTGCACCGCAATCCCCTGGTCGAGCGGTGCCAGCGCCGCCCAGGCAAAGAAACTGCCGGCGCCGAGCAGAGCCAGCCACCAACCGGCACGGACAAAAAAGCGGGCATCGCGTTCACGAGGCTCATCGTGTTGCATCAGGTTGTCCTGGCTCATGCTCCGCTCCTGCGCGTCGAGGCTCCGTATTGGCGGCTCAGGCTGAGGCCGACAGCGGTTGGGGACGGAGCCTGGGGCGCCGCCGTGCTGGCGGCTTGTGCGTTGCCGGACAAGGCCTTGAGCACCTCGGCAGTGGGCCCGAAGGCCTGCATCCGCCCATCGTTGAGCACCAGCAGCTTGTCTGCCTGGGCCAGGGAAGTGGTCCGATGAGTCACCAGGATCACGCTGCTACCCTGGGCCTTGAGCTGGGCGATGGCGGCAGTGAGCGCCGCCTCGCCGACCGCATCGAGGTTGGAGTTGGGCTCATCGAGGATCACCAGCCGGGGCCCGCCATACAGCGCCCGGGCCAGGGCGACCCGTTGCTTCTGTCCGCCGGACAGACCGCAACCGTCATCCCCCAACGGGGTGTCATACCCCTGGGGCAGACGCAGGATCAGTTCATGCACG of the Pseudomonas vanderleydeniana genome contains:
- the arnF gene encoding 4-amino-4-deoxy-L-arabinose-phosphoundecaprenol flippase subunit ArnF; the encoded protein is MSLARGFTFASGSVVLVSSAQLGMRWSMTRLPEPSQWLDALMTGNVSLVALAVVAASILAYALSMLCWLMALRDVPLGRAYSLLSVSYALVYLLAASLPFFNESFSLSKTLGVALVILGVLTINSPRIPRPRDSV
- a CDS encoding UDP-glucose dehydrogenase family protein: MKISVIGSGYVGLVQATVLAEVGHDVVCMDVDQNKIELLRKGHIPIFEPGLETMVKSNLESGRLHFTSDEKLAIEHGQVLFIAVGTPSDEDGSADLKYVLSVGDAVIRHRLEPLILVEKSTVPVGTGDTLRAHIEAGLQKAGRDLEFDIVSNPEFLKEGSAVEDCRRPDRIIIGCEREEVREVMRDLYAPFNRNHDRIMFMDLRSAELTKYAANCMLATKISFINQIAELAEHLGADIEAVRMGIGADQRIGYHFIYPGCGYGGSCFPKDMRALIHSAQQANCSSDLLQAVEAINERQKHKLFDRINAFYKGDLKGKTFALWGLAFKPNTDDMRDAPSRVLMEALWAAGAQVRAFDPEAMQETQRLYPDEPGLSLMGTPEAALVGADALIVCTEWQQFKAPDFERIHQRLKAPVIFDGRNLYDANRMQRKGFTYFAIGRGASLDLPVTRHGQVEA
- a CDS encoding ArnT family glycosyltransferase, which gives rise to MTLTSRDTLNRQSLGLGLIALLLFLAGVYQQAAIGFDSRFVLFAQEMLRHGPSFFPTTYGEPYPDYSAFSTLLVWLFALPFGTVNALAAWLPSALAASWIVVLMYRLVAPYSPRWALLSIALLLLSNTFITETRAVSLDLLLAAVGFTVFYLGYAAEHFAAPKRHAWILALLVLGFAIRGPIGLVIPTGMLCSYYLLGGQWRRFFVFGFQALGLLAACIALLLWLAWLDGGSFFLNEVIRMQFTGRMDGSEGSSSVLYYFSSSFGNYALAYPLAVLVVAALLAGGRQPRGPALQLTLYCLAAGLIVMLGLSVPQAKKARYILPMIPMIAIVAAFPFQTSQGRLFTWLRGFTQGIWLLLPGLLIGGMILLHRRFPEELPTLGVAPWLVGALQIIAVLALFQARWRALGLAACAVLAMWASYILIVEPVERTAYDTRTFTRAARQLIHEAPAPVVLHAMGKDAKAIKFMVNLDEDLQPVFTGTPEQLQAVTGPAWLVMDRQDYQKLQGTPTGALVPVLSGRFDKNDFVLLKQP
- a CDS encoding polyurethane esterase encodes the protein MGVFDYENAGSAVSKALYGDAMAITLYSYHNIDNGLAVGYQQHGFGLGLPATLVKALIGGTDAQGVIPGVPWNPDSEKAALAAVKAAGWTPISASQLGYAGKTDGRGTFYGEKAGYTTGQAEVLGKYDAAGHLTSIGIAFRGTSGPRETLVTDTIGDAINDLLAAIGPKDYARNYSANAFEGLLDSVAAFARANGLGGKDVLVSGHSLGGLAVNSLADLSADHWGGFYRDASYIAFASPTQSGAGTHVLNIGYENDPVFRALDGSSLTLATLGVHDGYQASATNNIVNFNDHYASDTWNAMPYSIGNIATWLSHLPTAYGNGLQRIVDSTFYDLTSKDSTIIVSNLSDPAREKTWVQDLNRNAEAHTGTTFIIGSEASDLLRGGRGNDYLEGGGGDDTFRDDGGYNIILGGKGHNTLDLHKPLDSVEIANDGQGTLYIRDAQGGITIAKDIGTLVSSEPYLVFLNRDVAHQVGNHSLSGGQYVASQVGDAGADTLTAKASGEWLLGNAGNDHLVGAAKGGNLFIGGSGNDLMEARGGGNTFLFNGAFGQDRITGFQASDKLVFMGYADTQGHNILDHAKVVGSDTVLSFGADSVTLVGVGLDALKGASAVIA
- a CDS encoding TolC family outer membrane protein gives rise to the protein MLRLMTKPLCVAAALLLFALDCQAMGPFQVYEQALRNDPVFLGALRERDAGQENRAIGRAGLLPRLSYNYNQGRNDSRVTYLTERGNLHEDRTYTSSGSTLTLQQPLIDYEAYANYRKGVAQALFADETFRGKSQELLVRVLTYYTQALFAEDQIQIAQARKKALDEQFQQNTQLFRQGEGTRTDILESESRYELATAEEIEARDAQDAALRELGALIGVPAVNVTELAPLGQGFDAFALEPANFSTWHELALSNNPALASQRQAVEVAHYEVERNRAGHLPKLNAYASLRKSESDSNNTYNQRYDTNTVGFEVSVPLFAGGGVSASVRQASANLEQAEYELDGKTRETLIELRRQYNACQSGASKLRAYRKALASAESLVLSTRQSILGGERVNLDLLNAEQQLYSTRRDLAQARYDYLMAWTKLHYYAGTLRETDLARVDEAFVSKATLH
- a CDS encoding HlyD family type I secretion periplasmic adaptor subunit, whose amino-acid sequence is MSQDNLMQHDEPRERDARFFVRAGWWLALLGAGSFFAWAALAPLDQGIAVQGTVVVSGKRKAVQSLGGGVVERILVHEGQVVHQGQPLFRLDQTQRAADVQSLRAQYRVAWASQARWQSERDNLARVSFPEELTADNDPQLGLVLEGQRQLFSSRREAFSREQAGIRAAIDGAGAQLAGMRRARADMTARAESLRRQLENLRPLAENGYIPSNRLLEYERQLSQVQQDLAQNTGESGRVEQGILESRLKLAQHAEEYQKEVRSQLADAQLKTLTLEQQLTSARFELQHSEISAPAEGIAVNLGVHTEGAVVRAGDTLVEIVPQGERLEVEGRLPVHLVDKVGTALPVDILFTAFNQNRTPRVSGAVSLISADQLLDEKSGTPYYVLRSSVSDQALEKLNGLVIKPGMPAEMFVRTGERSLLNYLFKPLMDRAGSALTEE